Proteins encoded together in one Otariodibacter oris window:
- the ybeY gene encoding rRNA maturation RNase YbeY: protein MSLLIDLQIATENDNDLPSEAQFTHWVKQALSHESQTEDFPDTEMTIRIVDEAESHELNLTYRGKDKPTNVLSFPFEVPEGIELPLLGDLVICRQVVENEAKEQEISLESHWAHLAIHGTLHLLGYDHINDEDAEEMEGLETQIMQSLGYEDPYISEK from the coding sequence ATGAGTTTATTAATTGATTTACAAATTGCAACGGAAAATGACAACGACTTGCCTTCTGAGGCACAATTTACACATTGGGTAAAACAAGCCTTAAGTCACGAATCACAAACAGAAGACTTTCCTGATACTGAAATGACGATTCGGATCGTCGATGAAGCAGAAAGCCATGAGTTAAATCTTACTTATCGTGGTAAAGATAAGCCAACTAACGTACTTTCTTTTCCTTTTGAAGTGCCAGAGGGAATTGAACTCCCTTTACTTGGTGATTTAGTTATTTGCCGCCAAGTTGTCGAAAATGAGGCTAAAGAGCAAGAAATCTCCCTTGAATCCCATTGGGCACATCTTGCGATTCATGGCACTTTGCATTTGTTAGGCTATGATCATATAAATGATGAAGATGCAGAAGAAATGGAAGGTTTAGAAACACAAATTATGCAATCTCTCGGCTATGAAGATCCCTATATTTCTGAAAAATAG
- the moaE gene encoding molybdopterin synthase catalytic subunit MoaE — protein sequence MKQDLIQVQHEVFDQNKIYHWLSEHHSVGATTIFVGKVREMNLGDNVSGLFLEHYPAMTEKSLRDIVTEARSRWDLQRVAVIHRIGQLNTGDEIVLVGVSSAHRGDAYHANEFIMDYLKTKAPFWKREKTSEGERWIEGRESDQHAAEKW from the coding sequence ATGAAGCAAGATCTCATTCAAGTTCAACACGAAGTATTCGATCAAAACAAAATTTATCACTGGCTCAGTGAACATCACTCTGTCGGTGCAACCACCATTTTTGTGGGAAAAGTGAGAGAAATGAATTTAGGTGATAATGTTTCTGGCTTATTTTTAGAACATTACCCTGCGATGACAGAAAAATCACTTCGTGACATTGTCACGGAAGCAAGAAGCCGTTGGGATTTACAACGTGTTGCGGTCATTCATCGTATCGGGCAATTAAATACAGGTGATGAAATTGTGCTAGTTGGGGTAAGTTCTGCTCATCGAGGTGATGCTTATCATGCCAATGAATTTATTATGGATTACCTCAAAACCAAAGCCCCTTTCTGGAAAAGAGAAAAAACCTCAGAAGGCGAACGCTGGATTGAAGGGCGAGAAAGCGATCAACATGCCGCCGAAAAATGGTAA
- the moaD gene encoding molybdopterin synthase sulfur carrier subunit: MIKVLFFAQTRELVNTDSLELEANFSTAEQLREHLSQKGNKWALALESGKLLVAINQTISPLSAEIKDGDEVAFFPPVTGG; the protein is encoded by the coding sequence ATGATTAAAGTGCTTTTTTTTGCTCAAACCCGAGAATTAGTGAATACAGATAGCCTAGAGCTTGAGGCTAATTTCTCTACTGCCGAACAACTTCGTGAACATCTTTCCCAAAAAGGAAATAAATGGGCGTTGGCCTTAGAATCAGGGAAATTATTGGTTGCAATCAATCAGACAATATCTCCTCTGAGTGCAGAAATTAAAGATGGCGATGAAGTGGCATTTTTCCCGCCTGTGACTGGGGGTTAA
- the pldA gene encoding phospholipase A: MSLPTFATDGEEDINAPIDFPYKSRTQMLLTKRSDDFIGLMAYGQNYLMESVFNKNINYNRDRAKHDEIKFQISLALPLWRGILSENSVLAASYTQRSWFQFSNSGESSPFRESNYEPQLFLAWDTKYQLPFGWTLNDIETGWNHESNGRGEDENRSRSWNRLYTRALVSKGNWIVELKPWWRIPEKSEDDDNPDITKYRGHFDLTVGYRYNKHQIKVKGHYNPKYGRGGAEVTYSYPITRYIRLYTQYYGGYGESLIDYNKNIQRFGIGISLNNIF; the protein is encoded by the coding sequence CTGAGCTTGCCAACCTTTGCTACTGATGGGGAGGAAGATATTAATGCCCCTATAGATTTTCCTTATAAAAGCAGAACACAAATGCTTTTAACAAAACGTTCGGATGATTTTATTGGGTTAATGGCATATGGTCAAAACTACCTAATGGAAAGCGTATTTAATAAAAATATTAATTACAATAGAGATCGTGCTAAGCATGATGAAATTAAATTCCAAATTAGTTTAGCTTTACCTTTATGGCGTGGCATTTTAAGTGAAAATTCTGTATTGGCTGCATCCTATACGCAACGTTCATGGTTCCAGTTCTCAAATTCAGGGGAATCATCGCCTTTCCGCGAAAGTAACTACGAGCCACAATTATTTTTAGCTTGGGATACAAAGTACCAGTTACCATTCGGCTGGACGCTAAATGATATTGAAACAGGTTGGAACCACGAGTCTAATGGGCGAGGTGAAGATGAGAATAGATCTCGCAGTTGGAATAGACTTTACACTAGAGCATTAGTAAGTAAAGGAAACTGGATTGTAGAATTAAAACCTTGGTGGCGTATTCCAGAAAAATCAGAAGATGATGATAATCCAGATATCACAAAATATCGTGGACACTTCGATTTAACTGTTGGCTATCGTTATAACAAACATCAAATCAAAGTAAAGGGGCATTATAATCCTAAATATGGTCGTGGTGGTGCAGAAGTAACTTACAGTTACCCAATCACTCGATATATTCGCTTATATACCCAATATTATGGTGGATATGGTGAATCATTAATTGATTATAATAAAAATATTCAGCGTTTTGGGATTGGGATTTCTTTAAATAATATTTTCTAA
- the moaC gene encoding cyclic pyranopterin monophosphate synthase MoaC, which translates to MTTFTHINQNGEANMVDVSGKQETVREARAEAFVTMNPETLQMIVSGNHHKGDVFATARIAGIQAAKRTWDLIPLCHPLLLSKVEVQLEALPETNQVRIESLCKLTGKTGVEMEALTAASVAALTIYDMCKAVQKDMVIGPVRLLSKSGGKSGDFSV; encoded by the coding sequence ATGACAACATTTACACATATCAATCAAAATGGCGAAGCCAATATGGTGGACGTTTCGGGCAAGCAAGAAACAGTAAGAGAAGCACGTGCCGAGGCTTTTGTCACAATGAATCCTGAAACTTTGCAAATGATTGTATCGGGCAATCATCATAAAGGCGACGTTTTCGCTACTGCCCGCATTGCGGGCATTCAAGCTGCAAAACGCACTTGGGATCTCATTCCACTCTGCCACCCTTTACTGCTTTCAAAAGTCGAAGTACAACTAGAAGCATTGCCCGAAACAAACCAAGTACGTATTGAATCTTTATGTAAATTAACTGGTAAAACAGGGGTAGAAATGGAGGCACTAACAGCCGCAAGCGTTGCCGCTCTTACCATCTATGATATGTGCAAAGCTGTTCAAAAAGATATGGTTATTGGACCCGTCCGCCTATTAAGCAAAAGCGGTGGAAAATCTGGCGATTTTTCTGTTTAG
- the moaA gene encoding GTP 3',8-cyclase MoaA → MQTIPIKNIGDDLSSGLIDRFQRQYVYLRLSITDVCNFRCNYCLPNGYQPPTHKQTFLNVDEIQRLVTTFSNLGTEKVRITGGEPTLRKDFLDIAHTISQTQGIRQVALTTNGYRMQRDVEAWREAGISHINVSVDSLDPRQFHLITGENKLSSILNGIDRAFEVGYEKIKVNAVLMKQYTVSGFNDFLRWIKDRPIQMRFIELMETGEMDSFFHSQHLSGKTMLKRLLNEGWTLKQKALSDGPAKVLSHPDYMGEIGLIMPYEKNFCASCNRLRVSALGKLHLCLFGEEGVDIRDLLQSNEQQLQLETRLKSALQGKREHHYLHLGDSGVRQHLASIGG, encoded by the coding sequence ATGCAAACTATCCCGATTAAAAATATCGGTGATGATCTCTCTTCTGGGCTTATTGATCGCTTTCAGCGTCAATATGTTTACCTAAGGCTATCAATTACTGATGTTTGCAACTTTCGTTGCAATTATTGCTTACCCAATGGCTATCAACCGCCAACACATAAGCAAACATTCTTAAATGTTGATGAAATTCAGCGTTTGGTCACAACGTTCTCCAACCTGGGTACAGAAAAAGTGCGTATCACAGGTGGCGAGCCGACCTTACGCAAAGATTTTTTAGATATTGCCCACACTATTTCCCAAACTCAAGGTATCCGCCAAGTTGCTTTAACGACTAATGGTTACCGTATGCAACGTGATGTCGAAGCGTGGCGAGAGGCCGGAATTAGCCATATTAATGTGAGCGTAGATAGCCTTGACCCCCGCCAATTTCATTTAATTACTGGCGAAAATAAACTCTCTTCTATACTTAATGGAATTGATCGTGCCTTTGAAGTTGGCTATGAAAAAATCAAAGTCAATGCGGTATTAATGAAACAATATACTGTCAGCGGTTTTAATGACTTCTTACGTTGGATCAAAGATCGTCCAATTCAAATGCGATTTATTGAATTGATGGAAACGGGTGAAATGGACAGTTTCTTTCATTCTCAGCATTTATCAGGCAAAACCATGCTCAAGCGATTACTCAACGAAGGTTGGACGCTTAAGCAAAAAGCCTTATCCGATGGTCCCGCAAAAGTTCTCTCTCATCCTGACTATATGGGCGAAATTGGCTTGATTATGCCTTATGAAAAGAATTTCTGTGCAAGTTGTAATCGCCTGCGTGTTTCTGCATTGGGGAAATTACACCTCTGCTTATTTGGCGAAGAAGGTGTGGATATTCGAGATTTATTACAATCGAATGAACAACAATTACAACTTGAAACTCGTTTAAAATCCGCATTACAAGGAAAACGAGAACACCACTATTTACACCTAGGCGACAGTGGTGTCCGTCAGCATCTTGCTAGCATTGGTGGATAA
- a CDS encoding DUF423 domain-containing protein, with amino-acid sequence MKNKWLFIGALSGFLSIALGAFAAHGLASILDEKALEWIDTGLKYQMFHTIALVGLGLFQIANQTQNPPACRAKAFTIIGGSWTLGILLFSGSLYLLAFGASKALVWLTPIGGTAFLVGWAALMFISFKGKKQ; translated from the coding sequence ATGAAAAATAAATGGTTATTTATTGGAGCATTAAGTGGTTTTTTAAGTATTGCTTTAGGTGCTTTTGCTGCACATGGGCTAGCTTCAATTTTAGATGAAAAAGCATTAGAGTGGATTGATACAGGATTGAAGTATCAAATGTTTCATACAATTGCATTGGTTGGATTAGGTTTATTCCAAATTGCAAATCAGACTCAAAATCCACCCGCTTGCCGAGCAAAAGCTTTTACGATAATAGGCGGTAGTTGGACGCTAGGTATCTTGCTTTTTAGTGGAAGTTTGTATCTGTTGGCATTTGGAGCAAGTAAAGCTTTGGTTTGGCTAACGCCTATCGGCGGCACAGCCTTTTTAGTGGGTTGGGCTGCTTTGATGTTTATTAGTTTTAAAGGAAAAAAACAATAA
- the rlmM gene encoding 23S rRNA (cytidine(2498)-2'-O)-methyltransferase RlmM: MNKLALLCRSGFEKEVAGEISDKAADLGVFGFANLKENSGFVIFECYQKGDADRLAKELKLTQLIFVRQMMVVSDLLQDLPENDRITPILEVYKQIDPKLSSDVLVETPDTNEAKELLTFCRKFTVPLRNQLKKQEWLKTRETVKNSITLHILFIGSGKCYVGYAYNSNQSPFFMGIQRLKFPADAPSRSTLKLEEAILTFIPENEEKKRLSDQMIGVDLGACPGGWTYQLVKRGLFVYAVDHGKMAASLHDTGRIEHCPEDGFKFHPPKRTKIDWLVCDMVEQPIRISKLIAKWLINGWCRETIFNLKLPMKKRYQEVKLCLAYLEEELTKHGFWFKIQAKHLYHDREEITVHIAVISKNVVGTNENRHS; encoded by the coding sequence ATGAATAAACTTGCATTATTATGCCGTTCAGGATTTGAAAAAGAAGTTGCAGGTGAAATTTCAGATAAAGCCGCAGATTTAGGCGTATTCGGATTTGCAAATCTAAAAGAGAATAGCGGTTTTGTTATTTTTGAATGTTACCAAAAAGGTGATGCGGATAGACTGGCTAAAGAACTTAAATTAACGCAGTTGATTTTTGTTCGTCAAATGATGGTGGTTTCTGATTTATTGCAAGATCTCCCTGAAAATGATCGAATTACACCGATTCTTGAGGTGTATAAACAAATTGATCCAAAATTGAGTAGCGATGTGCTGGTGGAAACACCCGATACTAATGAGGCAAAAGAGTTATTAACGTTTTGTCGAAAATTTACCGTGCCTTTGCGTAATCAATTGAAAAAGCAAGAATGGCTAAAAACGAGAGAAACGGTAAAAAATAGTATTACCTTACACATTCTTTTTATTGGTTCGGGGAAATGCTATGTGGGTTATGCTTACAATAGCAATCAATCGCCATTTTTTATGGGGATTCAGCGATTAAAATTCCCAGCAGATGCACCAAGCCGTTCTACTTTAAAGTTAGAAGAAGCGATTTTGACCTTTATTCCTGAAAATGAAGAGAAGAAGCGGTTAAGTGATCAAATGATCGGAGTAGATCTTGGCGCTTGCCCAGGTGGTTGGACTTATCAATTAGTTAAACGAGGGCTGTTTGTCTATGCGGTCGATCACGGAAAAATGGCGGCAAGTTTACACGACACAGGCAGAATAGAGCATTGCCCTGAAGATGGGTTTAAATTCCATCCACCTAAACGCACAAAAATCGATTGGTTAGTGTGTGATATGGTTGAGCAACCTATACGAATCAGTAAGCTGATTGCTAAGTGGCTTATCAATGGGTGGTGTCGAGAAACGATCTTTAACCTTAAATTGCCGATGAAAAAACGCTACCAAGAAGTGAAATTATGTTTAGCTTACTTGGAAGAAGAATTAACTAAGCACGGCTTTTGGTTTAAGATTCAAGCAAAACACCTTTATCATGATCGTGAGGAAATTACCGTACATATTGCTGTTATTAGCAAAAATGTAGTAGGAACAAACGAAAATAGACACAGTTAA
- the dapB gene encoding 4-hydroxy-tetrahydrodipicolinate reductase produces the protein MTLRIGIVGAGGRMGRQLIQAVVQADGVELGAAFERKGSSLVGSDAGELAGVGQIGVKVSDDLESQINQFDLLIDFTRPEGTLAHIAICKVHHKAMVIGTTGFDEAGKQAIQSASEKIAIVFASNYSVGVNLVFKLLEKAAKVMGDYSDIEVIEAHHRHKVDAPSGTALSMGEHIAKTLGRDLKTHGVFAREGITGERKRDEIGFSTIRAGDVVGEHSVWFADEGERVEISHKASSRMTFAKGAVRAAKWLESKQTGLFDMTDVLDLNNL, from the coding sequence ATGACATTGAGAATTGGGATTGTCGGTGCAGGCGGTCGTATGGGACGCCAATTAATTCAAGCAGTAGTTCAGGCTGATGGAGTAGAATTAGGTGCAGCTTTTGAGCGAAAAGGTTCATCGCTTGTAGGTTCTGATGCGGGCGAATTAGCGGGCGTTGGGCAAATTGGTGTTAAAGTCAGTGATGACCTAGAAAGCCAAATTAATCAGTTTGATTTATTGATTGATTTTACTCGTCCAGAAGGTACTTTAGCTCATATTGCGATTTGTAAAGTCCATCATAAAGCAATGGTCATTGGTACTACAGGTTTTGATGAGGCGGGTAAACAAGCGATTCAATCTGCATCAGAAAAAATTGCCATTGTATTTGCCTCTAATTACAGCGTGGGCGTTAATCTCGTTTTTAAACTTCTGGAAAAAGCGGCAAAAGTGATGGGCGATTATAGCGATATTGAGGTGATTGAGGCACACCATCGTCATAAAGTTGATGCTCCTTCGGGTACAGCATTATCAATGGGTGAGCATATTGCAAAAACTTTAGGTCGTGATTTAAAAACACACGGCGTATTTGCTCGTGAGGGGATTACTGGCGAACGCAAACGTGATGAAATCGGCTTTTCTACCATTCGTGCAGGCGATGTAGTGGGTGAACATAGCGTATGGTTTGCCGATGAAGGTGAGCGTGTCGAAATTTCTCATAAAGCATCAAGCCGAATGACTTTTGCTAAAGGGGCAGTAAGAGCAGCAAAATGGCTCGAAAGCAAGCAAACAGGATTATTTGATATGACCGATGTATTAGACCTCAATAACTTATAA
- a CDS encoding methionine biosynthesis PLP-dependent protein, translated as MQHNTNNDYDNIETTLVQLGNKTDPRTGAVATPIYLSTAYGHHGIGESTGFDYTRTKNPTRSVLEEGIAKLEHGDAGFACASGMAAIQLIMSLFSAPDEWIISSDVYGGTYRLLDFSHKHNHAVKPVYVNTADLSAIEKAITPNTKAIFVETPSNPLMEECDVESIAKIAKKHNLLLIVDNTFLTPVLFKPIDLGADIVIHSATKYLSGHNDVLAGVVVAKGKALCERLYYMQNGAGAVLSPFDSYLIIRGLKTLALRVERHQENATALAKFLAEQPQIQDVLYSGKGGMLSFRLREETWVNTFLKSIKLITFAESLGGTESFITYPATQTHMDIPEKERIARGIDNKLLRFSVGLEHIEDIKADLLQAFAQLK; from the coding sequence ATGCAACACAACACAAATAATGATTACGACAATATTGAAACGACTCTCGTGCAGTTAGGCAACAAAACTGATCCTAGAACCGGGGCAGTCGCAACACCTATTTATTTATCAACGGCTTATGGGCATCATGGAATAGGTGAATCGACAGGGTTTGACTATACGCGTACGAAAAACCCAACTCGATCCGTTTTAGAAGAAGGAATCGCAAAATTAGAGCATGGTGATGCGGGCTTTGCTTGTGCATCAGGTATGGCTGCCATTCAATTGATTATGTCACTCTTTAGCGCACCAGATGAATGGATTATTTCCAGTGATGTGTATGGTGGTACTTACCGCTTACTTGATTTTAGCCATAAGCATAATCATGCAGTTAAACCTGTTTATGTGAATACGGCGGATCTTTCTGCGATCGAAAAAGCCATTACACCAAACACCAAAGCAATTTTTGTGGAAACGCCATCAAATCCATTAATGGAAGAGTGTGATGTGGAATCAATCGCGAAAATTGCGAAAAAGCATAACTTGCTATTGATCGTTGATAATACATTCTTAACTCCCGTTTTATTTAAACCGATCGATTTAGGTGCAGATATTGTGATTCACAGTGCGACTAAATACCTATCAGGGCATAATGATGTGCTTGCAGGGGTGGTGGTTGCCAAAGGTAAAGCACTTTGCGAACGTTTATACTATATGCAAAATGGGGCAGGCGCAGTGCTTTCGCCATTTGATTCTTATCTCATTATTCGTGGCTTAAAAACCTTGGCATTACGTGTAGAACGTCATCAAGAAAACGCAACGGCACTGGCTAAATTTCTTGCTGAACAACCTCAAATACAGGATGTGCTGTATTCAGGTAAAGGGGGTATGCTGTCCTTCCGATTAAGAGAGGAAACTTGGGTCAATACTTTCTTAAAAAGTATCAAACTCATTACCTTTGCTGAAAGTTTAGGGGGAACGGAAAGTTTTATTACTTACCCAGCTACGCAAACGCATATGGATATTCCAGAAAAAGAGCGTATAGCACGGGGAATTGATAATAAATTACTACGTTTCTCGGTAGGATTAGAGCACATAGAAGACATTAAAGCTGATCTACTTCAGGCATTTGCACAGTTAAAATAA
- the can gene encoding carbonate dehydratase: MNKIERLFANNHAWATQMKDEQSDFFKQLSEHQKPNYLWIGCSDSRVPAEKLTGLEPGELFVHRNVANLVIHTDLNCLSVVQYAVEVLEIEHIIICGHTNCGGIKAAIGTEDFGLINNWLLHIKDLWFKHSHLLGKLSYDQRADMLTRINVAEQVYNLGRSSIIDSAWKKGKSVSIHGWVYDVNDGFLIDQGVIANSRETLEITYRQAIAKLLTEADEICAQNEIEQAKTE, translated from the coding sequence ATGAATAAAATTGAACGTTTATTTGCCAATAATCATGCTTGGGCAACCCAAATGAAAGATGAGCAATCTGATTTCTTTAAACAGTTGTCTGAACATCAAAAACCCAATTATCTTTGGATTGGCTGTTCTGATAGCCGAGTGCCAGCTGAAAAGCTAACGGGGCTAGAACCGGGGGAATTATTTGTGCATCGCAATGTGGCAAATCTTGTAATTCATACAGATCTAAACTGTTTATCGGTTGTACAATATGCCGTCGAAGTGCTTGAAATAGAACATATTATTATTTGTGGACACACAAATTGCGGAGGGATTAAAGCCGCTATTGGCACAGAAGATTTTGGTTTAATTAATAACTGGTTACTGCATATTAAAGATTTATGGTTTAAACATAGTCACCTATTAGGCAAACTATCTTACGATCAACGAGCCGATATGCTGACTCGTATTAATGTTGCAGAGCAAGTTTATAACCTTGGACGTTCTTCTATTATTGATTCCGCATGGAAGAAAGGAAAATCTGTATCAATTCATGGTTGGGTCTATGATGTGAATGATGGTTTTTTAATTGACCAAGGTGTTATTGCCAATAGCCGTGAAACGCTTGAGATCACTTATCGCCAAGCTATTGCAAAACTTCTTACAGAAGCTGATGAAATTTGTGCTCAAAATGAGATAGAACAAGCCAAGACAGAATAA
- a CDS encoding sigma 54-interacting transcriptional regulator: MANQNSDFDAIIAQSQKMKKVVEQAKKFAMLNAPLLIQGETGTGKDVFAKACHQFSFRRDHKFVAINCSGLPENEAESEMFGYHRAGSESIGFFEYANGGTVLLDNVSDLSLDMQAKLLRFLNDGVFRRVGEDREIQVDVRVICTSQIPLHQLVEEGKVREDLYHRLNVLSLNLPPLRDRKEDFVPLVAYFVTQISLQLGIVTPVYTDEFIHHLRNHYWAGNLRELYNVLYRACTLSNGSLRIDELVLPQDESTFLSLASTENMSLDEMVSHFEASLLRKFYAEYPSTRKLAQRLGVSHTAIANKLRQYEINKE, translated from the coding sequence ATGGCGAATCAAAATAGTGATTTTGATGCGATCATTGCTCAAAGCCAAAAAATGAAGAAAGTGGTAGAGCAGGCTAAAAAGTTTGCCATGCTAAATGCACCGCTGTTAATTCAAGGGGAAACTGGCACAGGAAAGGATGTTTTTGCTAAGGCATGCCATCAATTTAGCTTTAGGCGTGATCATAAATTTGTAGCAATTAATTGTTCGGGATTACCTGAAAATGAGGCTGAAAGTGAAATGTTTGGTTATCATCGTGCAGGTTCAGAGAGTATAGGCTTTTTTGAATATGCGAATGGGGGGACAGTTTTGCTTGATAATGTCTCTGATTTATCTTTAGATATGCAGGCTAAATTATTGCGGTTTTTGAATGATGGTGTTTTTCGCCGTGTAGGAGAAGATCGAGAAATTCAGGTCGATGTACGGGTGATTTGTACTTCTCAAATTCCACTTCATCAATTGGTGGAAGAAGGGAAAGTTCGAGAAGATCTATATCATCGTTTAAATGTATTATCTTTGAATTTACCACCATTACGTGATAGAAAAGAAGATTTTGTCCCATTGGTTGCTTATTTTGTTACACAAATTAGTTTACAGTTGGGAATTGTTACCCCTGTTTATACAGATGAATTTATCCATCATTTACGGAATCACTATTGGGCAGGAAACCTTCGTGAGTTGTATAATGTGCTTTATCGAGCTTGTACTTTAAGTAATGGCTCATTGCGTATAGATGAATTGGTATTACCACAAGATGAATCTACATTTTTATCATTGGCGTCAACGGAGAATATGTCACTGGATGAAATGGTAAGTCACTTTGAAGCTTCATTACTCCGCAAATTTTATGCAGAGTATCCAAGTACACGTAAATTGGCACAGAGATTGGGCGTATCACATACCGCTATTGCGAATAAATTACGTCAATATGAGATCAATAAAGAATGA
- a CDS encoding ABC transporter substrate-binding protein, whose translation MKLVYQAVSLAVSFATLGYVPNTVLAAPRIPEPLLNSSAIYCTDTWNGSFNPQRAEVGSNVNVVTEHIYDKLIEFDPNENRLIPSLAERFEVSEDGLLITFHLRKDVEFQHTNWFTPTRKMNAEDVVFSLNRMMNKEFELPELSEEQQETLRRYHINHEIAERTYFPYFESVRLEESIKAVSIIDDNTVQIELWQKSPTILEHLSSQHAVILSKEYALQLNADDNLQQLARLPVGTGSYQLENYAQNDFARLKANSYYWREQPEITNMVVDFASSSTGRMAKFLNGECDILAFPEPSQMPILKKQKSRIIENEGANLAFLAFNTERETMKNALLRRKIAESINRKRLLKTLFYDTAKIADSVLPYAISHQINSKSYPYQPEPISKKLRKSDRFSLWVVDEKKVYNSHPVKMAELIRSDLAKVGIRLNIRKVSRAYLVQQIANNTADYDLILDGWLANNFQADDFFRPILSCQSVNSITNLSNWCSPAFDALLDSAKSLPDGDAKNGLYEFAQDLLEKEMPVLPLVSVDRIVVTTDKIDNLSISRFGHVNLAKLKLKYNVGNE comes from the coding sequence ATGAAATTAGTTTATCAAGCGGTGAGTTTAGCAGTAAGTTTTGCAACATTAGGTTATGTACCCAATACCGTTTTAGCAGCACCTCGGATCCCAGAACCATTATTGAATAGTAGTGCAATATATTGTACAGATACTTGGAACGGGTCTTTTAATCCTCAGCGTGCGGAAGTTGGCAGTAATGTCAATGTCGTTACAGAACATATTTACGACAAATTGATCGAGTTTGATCCTAATGAGAATCGACTTATTCCTTCCCTCGCAGAACGATTTGAAGTGAGTGAAGATGGATTATTGATTACATTCCATTTACGTAAAGATGTTGAGTTTCAGCATACTAATTGGTTTACACCAACACGAAAAATGAATGCTGAGGATGTAGTCTTTTCTTTAAATCGCATGATGAATAAGGAATTTGAGTTACCCGAATTAAGTGAGGAACAACAGGAAACGTTACGCCGTTATCATATTAACCATGAAATTGCGGAGCGTACTTATTTTCCCTATTTTGAAAGTGTTAGATTGGAAGAGTCAATAAAAGCTGTTTCGATAATTGATGACAATACGGTACAAATTGAATTATGGCAGAAGAGTCCTACTATTCTAGAGCATCTATCGAGTCAGCATGCTGTTATTTTATCTAAAGAATACGCTCTGCAATTGAATGCTGATGATAATTTACAACAACTAGCTCGCTTACCTGTTGGGACTGGATCTTATCAATTAGAAAATTACGCTCAAAATGATTTTGCTCGATTAAAGGCTAATTCTTATTATTGGAGAGAGCAGCCTGAAATTACTAATATGGTTGTTGACTTTGCTAGTTCAAGTACTGGTAGGATGGCTAAATTTTTGAATGGTGAGTGTGATATTCTCGCTTTTCCTGAGCCTAGCCAGATGCCTATTTTAAAAAAACAGAAAAGTCGTATCATTGAAAATGAAGGGGCAAATTTGGCTTTTTTAGCGTTTAATACTGAGCGAGAAACGATGAAAAATGCTCTGCTTCGAAGAAAGATAGCTGAATCAATTAATCGTAAAAGGCTGCTAAAAACGTTATTTTATGATACAGCTAAAATTGCAGACAGTGTGTTGCCTTATGCTATTTCTCATCAAATAAATAGTAAGAGTTATCCTTATCAGCCTGAACCGATCAGTAAAAAATTACGTAAAAGTGACCGCTTTAGTTTATGGGTAGTTGATGAAAAGAAAGTTTACAATTCTCATCCAGTGAAAATGGCGGAACTTATTCGTTCCGATTTGGCAAAGGTTGGAATTAGGTTAAATATTAGAAAAGTGAGTCGTGCTTATTTAGTACAACAAATTGCAAATAATACCGCGGATTACGATTTAATTCTTGATGGGTGGTTAGCGAATAATTTTCAGGCAGATGACTTCTTTAGACCAATTTTAAGTTGCCAATCAGTCAATTCTATTACGAATTTATCTAATTGGTGTAGTCCAGCGTTTGATGCTTTACTTGATTCAGCAAAATCTTTACCCGATGGCGATGCTAAAAATGGATTGTATGAATTTGCACAAGATCTACTCGAAAAAGAAATGCCTGTATTGCCGTTAGTGAGTGTAGATAGGATTGTTGTAACAACGGATAAAATTGACAACCTTTCGATTAGTCGATTTGGACATGTAAATTTAGCTAAGTTGAAATTAAAATATAATGTGGGGAATGAATAA